Genomic window (Sediminispirochaeta smaragdinae DSM 11293):
CGTATTCAGCAGTTACTTTATAGACCGACTCTGCGGTATCGCTTAATACAGCGAAACCATGAGCAAAGCCTGGCGGCAAAAAAAACATGAGCCTGTTCTCTGCAGAAAGTTCCAGGCCATACCATTGTTTATAGGTAGGAGACCCAACCCGCAAATCAACGGCAACATCCCACACCACCCCAGCGACACAGCGGACCAACTTGCCCTGACTATAAGGGTTCTTCTGAAGATGTAGTCCTCGGATTACGTTTTTTCGTGATCGACTGTGATTATCTTGCACAAATATCTCATGAATACCGGCCGTCTGAAATGCAGATGCTTTATACGTTTCCATGAAAAATCCCCGCTCATCCACAAAGGCATGTGGTTTTACAACGACAAGCCCTTCAATGGCCAACCTTTTGAATTCAAACGGCATTACAATCCCCCCGTCATAAAATGCTGCAATTTTTTTCTCTAAAACGATATAATCGCCACGTAATTCTTTTCTTCAGGATTCGATATTGTCTTTTTATTATACCAATTGCTTTAGTATCGTGTTGCCACCATCTGAAATACCTATTGGGCAATCGTATATCCAATGCAATTGCTTTCACGGTTATACCTGTTTGCCATTGGCAAAAAGGGAAACATATTTGATCTCTTTTTGACCATCTCTGCAATTGTTCCCACCAGCAATCCATGAGCTTTATTACCGCAGGATCATTATGCCTCCGCATTAAAAGGTTATTCTCGGTCAATCCCCAGTTCCGAGGAAATCCGGCAGCCTCGTAGTAGGC
Coding sequences:
- the rfbC gene encoding dTDP-4-dehydrorhamnose 3,5-epimerase → MPFEFKRLAIEGLVVVKPHAFVDERGFFMETYKASAFQTAGIHEIFVQDNHSRSRKNVIRGLHLQKNPYSQGKLVRCVAGVVWDVAVDLRVGSPTYKQWYGLELSAENRLMFFLPPGFAHGFAVLSDTAESVYKVTAEYAPESDGGIRWNDPDIGIKWPISEDEVLISEKDRGLPWLSDLEEPYV